A genome region from Archaeoglobus fulgidus DSM 4304 includes the following:
- the truD gene encoding tRNA pseudouridine(13) synthase TruD: MEEKVGIECYITSTPGMGGEIKAEPEDFYVEEIAEFNLSDEGDFLIIRVEKKNWDTLNFARVLSNALGISQKRISFAGTKDKRALTVQYFSIYGVKKEEIERVNLKDAKIEVIGYARRAIQLGDLLGNFFRIRVYGCRDGEIFQETRNELMEKGTPNFFGLQRFGSIRFITHEVGKLILQNNYEEAFWVYVAKPFEGENEEVRKIREILWETRDAKLGLRELPKYLRYERNLLQKLREGKSEEEALLSLPKNLKMMFVHAYQSYIFNRLLSERIRQFGSLKTLEEGDFACYLTFKTRPTFSDCSEVEVNEARVRFLVKERVASLALPLVGYDTKLKGWSRIALDFLSEDNLDLSSFKTKHKEFSSSGSYRPADTLIEHTGLSFTDSTFSFYLPRGCYATVFLREFLKTELS, translated from the coding sequence GTGGAGGAAAAGGTAGGCATCGAATGCTACATCACCTCTACTCCCGGAATGGGTGGAGAGATTAAGGCTGAGCCTGAGGATTTCTACGTCGAAGAGATTGCAGAGTTTAATTTGAGCGATGAAGGGGATTTTCTGATAATCAGGGTGGAAAAGAAAAACTGGGATACGCTTAACTTCGCCAGAGTGCTTTCCAACGCTCTCGGCATAAGCCAGAAAAGGATAAGCTTCGCTGGGACGAAGGACAAAAGAGCGCTGACTGTGCAGTATTTTTCCATTTACGGAGTAAAGAAAGAAGAAATTGAGAGAGTAAACCTGAAAGACGCGAAGATAGAGGTCATCGGATATGCAAGGAGAGCAATTCAGCTAGGGGATTTGCTCGGAAACTTTTTCAGAATCAGGGTTTACGGCTGCAGGGACGGAGAGATATTTCAGGAGACGAGAAACGAGTTAATGGAGAAGGGAACTCCAAATTTTTTCGGTCTTCAGCGCTTTGGCTCAATAAGGTTCATCACGCATGAGGTGGGGAAGCTCATTCTTCAGAATAACTACGAGGAGGCGTTTTGGGTTTACGTCGCAAAGCCCTTTGAGGGTGAGAACGAGGAGGTCAGAAAAATAAGGGAAATTCTGTGGGAAACGAGGGATGCAAAGCTCGGTTTGAGAGAGCTGCCAAAATACCTGCGATATGAGAGGAATTTGCTTCAAAAGCTCAGAGAGGGAAAAAGCGAGGAGGAGGCTTTGCTCTCACTGCCGAAAAACCTGAAAATGATGTTCGTTCACGCCTACCAGTCTTACATCTTTAACAGGCTCCTTTCAGAGAGGATAAGACAGTTCGGCAGCCTAAAAACTCTGGAAGAGGGGGACTTTGCGTGCTACCTGACCTTCAAAACACGTCCAACCTTCTCGGACTGCAGCGAGGTTGAAGTTAACGAGGCGAGAGTTAGGTTCCTCGTAAAGGAGAGAGTCGCTTCTCTGGCCTTGCCGCTTGTTGGTTACGATACGAAGCTGAAGGGGTGGAGCAGAATAGCCCTCGATTTTCTCAGCGAGGACAATTTAGACCTTAGCAGCTTTAAGACTAAGCACAAGGAGTTCTCATCCAGCGGCTCCTACAGACCTGCGGACACTCTCATAGAGCACACAGGTCTGAGTTTTACTGACAGCACATTCAGCTTTTACCTGCCGCGTGGTTGCTACGCAACCGTCTTCCTGAGAGAGTTTCTCAAGACAGAGCTTTCCTGA
- a CDS encoding SCP2 sterol-binding domain-containing protein — MAVVYPSKEWLDELLRVVNSDEEYKRVAANWEGDYLVISEIDEAALKDFQNPKILRGFLSLVYAIPKERREKFKGTPAEVFLQKLGLSLDEDMDVDSLNYDELTKKVAEIKLDEVKGAALYIWLDFWHGEMRHAEPVAPGEKEDAKFKLSGPYAAFKEMIFKKIDPTTMIMQGKLKLQGDLAYMMRNIATVRKYNELQNSIEIDTDP; from the coding sequence ATGGCAGTTGTGTATCCGTCGAAGGAGTGGCTGGACGAGCTTTTGAGAGTCGTTAACAGCGATGAGGAGTACAAGAGGGTGGCGGCAAACTGGGAGGGGGATTATCTCGTTATTTCCGAAATAGACGAGGCTGCCCTGAAGGACTTTCAGAACCCCAAAATCCTCAGAGGGTTCCTGTCCCTGGTTTACGCAATACCAAAGGAGAGGAGGGAGAAGTTCAAGGGCACCCCGGCAGAGGTCTTCCTTCAAAAGCTCGGTTTATCGCTCGACGAGGACATGGATGTAGACTCGCTGAACTATGACGAGCTAACAAAAAAGGTTGCCGAAATCAAGCTTGACGAGGTGAAGGGTGCGGCACTCTACATCTGGCTGGACTTCTGGCATGGGGAGATGAGACACGCCGAGCCCGTTGCTCCGGGCGAGAAGGAGGATGCGAAGTTCAAGCTCAGCGGGCCATATGCGGCATTCAAAGAGATGATTTTCAAGAAAATCGACCCGACGACGATGATTATGCAGGGGAAGCTAAAGCTGCAGGGAGATTTGGCTTACATGATGAGGAACATAGCCACCGTGAGGAAATACAACGAGCTTCAGAACTCCATTGAGATCGACACCGATCCCTAA
- a CDS encoding vtpJ-therm, translating into MRLALAVLILLLSIAPAMALCSYEVVEERYADPFTVDISSMPSLKDLPVDDPSDGIDWVKVPLPKPCVNGMGKDTFIMVRKGSSNNLLIFFEGGGACADYETCKPMLCTDLKSCKPLLGIGSVVALESNFCFLKLYYRGGIFDVKKAENPFRDWTIVFVPYNTGDLHMGNRVVRYFDDGKEKTIYHVGYVNAIVAMRWIKENGNFDRIVVAGSSAGGYATLLHGYTAWSIFGKPVTVINDAGPGINPDSDSKFQVNEIMERWGSKQNFPPEALQYFEGKDPAYAIEYFLDKCSDCVYGFFEDQKDLVIGSVFSAYWPWQFKTRLLKVTDELRDYSDRYCRFLPYDYQHTVLTGGLLYPLQKDRFYCEKVGGYRVYEWVKELLRGNCVDLVE; encoded by the coding sequence ATGAGGCTCGCCTTGGCAGTACTGATTTTATTGCTGAGTATCGCACCAGCCATGGCCCTCTGCAGCTACGAGGTTGTTGAGGAAAGGTACGCTGACCCCTTTACGGTGGATATCAGCAGCATGCCGTCCTTGAAAGATTTGCCGGTTGACGACCCAAGCGATGGGATAGACTGGGTGAAGGTGCCTCTTCCTAAGCCATGCGTTAACGGAATGGGCAAGGATACGTTCATTATGGTGAGGAAGGGCTCTTCGAACAACCTTTTGATTTTCTTTGAAGGTGGAGGGGCATGTGCGGACTACGAAACGTGCAAGCCAATGCTCTGCACAGACCTTAAGAGCTGCAAGCCTCTGCTGGGAATTGGAAGCGTTGTTGCGCTGGAGTCAAATTTCTGTTTCCTCAAGCTTTACTACAGAGGAGGCATTTTTGACGTCAAGAAGGCCGAGAACCCGTTCAGGGACTGGACGATTGTGTTCGTGCCCTACAACACCGGCGACCTGCACATGGGGAACAGGGTAGTGAGATACTTTGATGATGGGAAGGAGAAGACGATATACCATGTGGGGTACGTCAATGCGATAGTTGCGATGAGGTGGATAAAGGAGAACGGTAACTTTGACAGGATTGTAGTTGCAGGTTCGAGCGCAGGCGGCTACGCAACTCTGCTTCACGGCTATACCGCGTGGAGTATTTTTGGTAAGCCTGTGACGGTGATAAACGACGCGGGGCCGGGAATAAATCCGGATAGCGACAGCAAGTTCCAGGTGAATGAGATTATGGAGAGGTGGGGGAGCAAGCAGAACTTCCCGCCTGAAGCGCTGCAGTATTTTGAGGGAAAAGACCCAGCCTACGCGATAGAGTACTTCCTAGATAAGTGCAGCGATTGCGTTTATGGCTTCTTCGAAGACCAGAAGGATTTGGTTATAGGGAGTGTTTTCAGCGCTTACTGGCCCTGGCAGTTTAAAACAAGGCTTTTGAAGGTAACCGATGAGCTGAGGGATTACAGCGACAGATACTGCAGATTCCTGCCCTACGACTACCAGCACACAGTCCTTACCGGCGGGCTGCTTTATCCGCTGCAGAAGGACCGCTTTTACTGCGAGAAGGTTGGCGGATACAGGGTTTACGAGTGGGTAAAGGAGTTGCTGAGGGGCAACTGTGTGGATTTGGTTGAGTGA
- a CDS encoding DUF5343 domain-containing protein translates to MFLVNNIRCSNMAEFPYTTVPGKIKPFFQKIQEAGLPSKVTQKWINSIGFTSSNDPSIIPLLKKLGFIDRSGVPTELWARYRDKDLAPKVMAEAIKNAYKELFETYPDAYRKDKEALRNFFASQTGKAENTIEKMIQTFKALCELADFESNSEEYPHNEVVPSREGLTTLMEKQTPKGLTINVNIQLQLPATTDEEVYDKLFRSLKRNLLSE, encoded by the coding sequence ATGTTTTTAGTAAACAATATTCGGTGTTCAAATATGGCAGAGTTTCCTTATACGACCGTTCCTGGAAAGATAAAACCATTCTTTCAAAAAATTCAGGAAGCAGGACTTCCGTCCAAGGTAACACAAAAATGGATAAATTCTATAGGTTTTACCTCCTCCAATGACCCTTCGATAATCCCACTATTGAAAAAGTTAGGTTTTATAGACCGTAGCGGTGTTCCGACCGAATTATGGGCAAGATACAGAGATAAAGATCTTGCACCAAAAGTAATGGCTGAAGCAATAAAAAACGCCTATAAGGAATTGTTTGAAACTTATCCTGATGCTTATAGGAAAGACAAAGAAGCTTTGAGAAACTTTTTTGCTTCTCAAACAGGAAAAGCAGAGAATACCATCGAAAAAATGATTCAGACATTCAAAGCTCTATGTGAACTTGCTGACTTCGAGTCCAATAGTGAGGAATACCCCCATAATGAGGTTGTTCCCTCCAGAGAGGGTTTAACAACTTTAATGGAAAAACAAACACCGAAGGGCCTAACGATTAATGTAAACATCCAACTTCAGTTACCTGCCACAACTGATGAAGAAGTTTATGATAAATTGTTTCGTTCACTTAAAAGAAATTTGCTATCTGAGTGA